In one window of Brassica rapa cultivar Chiifu-401-42 chromosome A07, CAAS_Brap_v3.01, whole genome shotgun sequence DNA:
- the LOC103829422 gene encoding GDP-mannose transporter GONST3: MNNWNRVVQGTEPRYSDLLHQASVYGVATGYCISASLLTIINKWAIMKFPYPGALTALQYFTSVVGVLLCGQLNLIEHDPLNLVTMWRFLPAAIIFYMSLFTNSELLLHSNVDTFIVFRSAVPIFVAIGETLFLNRPWPSFKTWISLATILGGSLLYVLTDYQFTITAYSWAIAYLVSMSIDLVYIKHVVTTIGLNTWGLVLYNNLEALLLFPLELVIMGELQKLRHGSTEKPDWYTFPVVLPVGLSCLFGLAISFFGFSCRRGIYATGFTVLGIVNKLLTVVINLVIWDKHSSFTGTLGLLICMFGGVMYQQSTRKKLKGVQKDKPQEQVGVQKKLQENEEAHKL, encoded by the coding sequence ATGAATAACTGGAACCGTGTGGTTCAAGGAACTGAACCTAGGTACAGTGATTTGCTTCATCAAGCCTCAGTGTACGGTGTAGCTACTGGTTATTGCATCTCAGCTTCTCTTCTCACAATCATCAACAAATGGGCAATCATGAAATTCCCTTACCCTGGTGCACTCACCGCTCTTCAGTACTTCACAAGCGTGGTCGGTGTCTTACTCTGTGGCCAGTTAAACCTCATCGAGCACGATCCTCTCAACCTCGTAACCATGTGGAGGTTTCTTCCTGCAGCTATCATCTTTTACATGTCACTTTTCACCAACAGTGAGCTTCTACTCCACTCTAACGTCGACACTTTCATCGTGTTTCGTTCTGCTGTCCCCATATTCGTCGCCATAGGAGAGACCCTTTTCTTGAACCGGCCTTGGCCCTCTTTCAAAACATGGATCTCTCTTGCTACCATCCTTGGAGGAAGCTTGCTCTACGTGCTCACTGATTACCAGTTTACCATCACAGCATATAGCTGGGCTATTGCGTATCTTGTGAGCATGTCTATAGATCTTGTCTACATCAAGCACGTGGTTACGACCATAGGGTTAAACACTTGGGGTCTTGTGCTTTACAACAACCTCGAGGCTCTTCTCTTGTTCCCACTTGAGCTGGTTATAATGGGAGAGTTGCAGAAACTAAGGCATGGGAGCACTGAGAAGCCTGATTGGTACACTTTCCCAGTGGTGTTGCCTGTGGGACTATCTTGTTTATTCGGTTTGGCCATCTCTTTCTTTGGTTTTTCGTGCCGCCGAGGGATTTATGCTACAGGGTTTACGGTTCTTGGCATTGTGAATAAACTGTTGACGGTTGTGATCAATTTGGTTATATGGGATAAGCACTCGAGTTTCACTGGAACTTTGGGACTCTTGATCTGTATGTTTGGTGGAGTCATGTATCAGCAGTCCACAAGAAAGAAACTGAAAGGTGTACAAAAAGATAAGCCGCAAGAACAAGTTGGTGTACAAAAGAAACTGCAAGAGAACGAGGAGGCTCATAAACTATGA
- the LOC103829424 gene encoding dolichol-phosphate mannosyltransferase subunit 1 yields MADQNETKGEEGKHKYSIIVPTYNERLNIALIVYLIFKHLRDVDFEIIVVDDGSPDGTQEIVKQLQHLYGEDRILLRARAKKLGLGTAYIHGLKHATGDFVVIMDADLSHHPKYLPSFIKKQLETNASIVTGTRYVKGGGVHGWNLMRKLTSRGANVLAQTLLWPGVSDLTGSFRLYKKSVLEDVISSCVSKGYVFQMEMIVRATRKGYHIEEVPITFVDRVFGTSKLGGSEIVEYLKGLVYLLLTT; encoded by the exons ATGGCGGACCAGAATGAGACGAAAGGAGAGGAGGGAAAGCACAAGTATAGCATAATCGTTCCTACCTACAACGAGCGCCTCAATATCGCTCTCATCGTCTACCTCATTTTCAAGCATCTCCG GGATGTTGATTTTGAGAtaattgttgttgatgatgggAGTCCTGATGGCACTCAAGAAATCGTCAAGCAACTTCAGCATTTGTATGGTGAAGACCGCATT CTTCTAAGAGCTAGAGCCAAGAAGCTCGGTTTGG GAACTGCGTATATCCATGGTTTGAAGCATGCTACAGGTGATTTCGTTGTGATCATGGATGCTGATCTTTCACATCAT CCAAAGTATTTGCCAAGTTTCATCAA GAAACAACTAGAGACAAATGCAAGTATAGTAACGGGTACACGATATGTGAAAGGTGGTGGTGTACACGGGTGGAATCTTATGCGTAAACTCACAAGCAGAGGAGCAAATGTGCTAGCTCAAACCCTTTTGTGGCCTGGTGTATCTGATTTAACCGGATCCTTCCG gCTATACAAGAAATCAGTGCTTGAGGACGTGATAAGTTCATGTGTGAGTAAAGGTTATGTTTTTCAGATGGAGATGATTGTTCGTGCTACCAGAAAAGGATACCATATCGAAgag GTGCCGATCACTTTTGTGGATAGAGTCTTTGGAACTTCGAAGCTGGGAGGATCTGAAATAGTGGAATATCTAAAAGGGCTTGTCTATCTTCTCCTGACGACTTAA
- the LOC117126837 gene encoding uncharacterized protein LOC117126837: protein MFVAPWAPDYSPDEPPLSSAIVPVEMRNVPYLLFNRESLSRIATAVGKPDSLAPETERKENFEVAKLYVRVDLTAPLPDKIVSGFTNGREVVIDVSYPWLPVKCHLCNKFGHKPAKCPEGVPDGVNVKTNSQTQPQETSRRRSKSRPSRSTVKKSNQGSLRYVPIIRNSQEMPAVAESNVEHKDAQIGGPLSPVVHDSHRDELEEGEIYQTGLEESLADQSYTMGHKGIQEPETDQAVAVAVAAVTAQVVPVGVGDDTAAAAVTVANEEASGAVSNEVEVANEVAVANEVAVANEVASGAAAHKVDAENEVAAGAAAHEVAVDNEDASGAAAGVPASEVLSSEELCDPDGDQDRDNPFILVKNRKSSRKATKQDASGRIVLVWDPTVTLIIYDATAQSVTCGVSILSENISLTVTFIYGFNLVEDRRCMWNHLVQLQDSSPVSSHPWSVVGDFNQMLRTSHHSNHLSSQVDVSGMDEANIALQDAQLFEAQAKGLPFTWRNSQDDSPISTRIDHAFINQTWSSAFPDSYAEFLDPSQSDHAPCLFRVPSIRRQVIKPFKFFHHVIDHPEYAGTVRDAWDCSQITGTDQYKLVRSLKLLKRPLRRLNKRHFSGISQRVKAHKDRVDVLQRALLTTPDVPTAREEHTERDKLNILLKAEEKFYRQRSRVRWADVGDRNTPFYHRTVSSHASRNHIHLLKNANDHVFYSTAEIKAHAAEYFQGKLQQRR, encoded by the exons ATGTTTGTCGCGCCATGGGCCCCTGACTACTCGCCGGACGAACCGCCTCTCTCTTCTGCTATCGTTCCTGTTGAGATGAGAAATGTTCCTTATCTGCTCTTCAACCGGGAAAGCCTCAGTCGCATTGCGACCGCAGTAGGCAAGCCCGACTCGTTAGCACCAGAAACAGAACGCAAGGAAAATTTTGAGGTGGCCAAGTTGTACGTAAGGGTTGATCTTACAGCACCTCTTCCAGATAAGATTGTATCTGGCTTCACTAATGGAAGGGAGGTTGTGATTGATGTTTCATACCCATGGCTACCGGTGAAGTGTCACTTATGTAACAAGTTTGGACATAAACCAGCTAAGTGCCCTGAGGGGGTACCTGACGGTGTTAATGTTAAGACAAATTCTCAGACTCAGCCTCAAGAAACATCAAGAAGACGCTCAAAATCCAGGCCTAGTCGTTCCACCGTAAAGAAATCCAACCAAGGTTCTCTTCGGTACGTTCCTATCATTCGTAATTCACAGGAAATGCCCGCGGTTGCTGAATCAAACGTTGAGCATAAGGATGCTCAGATAGGAGGCCCACTCTCTCCCGTGGTTCACGACTCTCATAGAGATGAATTGGAGGAAGGGGAAATTTATCAGACTGGGTTGGAGGAATCTCTTGCTGATCAGTCTTATACGATGGGTCATAAGGGGATCCAAGAGCCAGAAACTGACCAGGCTGTGGCTGTAGCTGTAGCTGCCGTAACTGCACAGGTTGTACCGGTTGGGGTTGGTGATGACACTGCTGCTGCTGCAGTGACTGTGGCGAATGAGGAAGCTTCTGGTGCTGTGTCTAATGAGGTCGAAGTGGCTAATGAGGTCGCAGTGGCTAATGAGGTCGCTGTGGCCAATGAGGTCGCTTCTGGTGCTGCGGCTCATAAGGTAGATGCGGAAAATGAGGTCGCTGCTGGTGCTGCGGCTCATGAGGTAGCTGTGGATAATGAGGACGCTTCTGGTGCTGCGGCTGGTGTGCCTGCTTCAGAGGTATTGTCATCAGAGGAACTTTGTGACCCTGATGGAGATCAGGATCGAGACAACCCTTTTATCCTGGTTAAAAACAGGAAGAGTAGCCGCAAGGCTACAAAAc AGGATGCTTCGGGTCGTATTGTACTTGTCTGGGACCCGACCGTTACTCTGATTATCTACGATGCTACAGCTCAATCAGTCACATGCGGGGTATCTATTCTTTCGGAAAACATCTCTTTGACAGTTACTTTTATCTATGGGTTTAACTTGGTGGAAGATCGGAGGTGTATGTGGAACCACCTAGTTCAGTTGCAAGACTCTTCTCCGGTTTCTTCTCATCCTTGGTCAGTGGTGGGTGATTTTAACCAGATGCTTCGTACCTCTCACCATTCCAACCATCTCAGTTCACAAGTTGATGTCTCGGGTATGGATGAAGCGAACATTGCTCTGCAGGACGCTCAACTGTTTGAAGCGCAGGCGAAGGGTCTTCCTTTCACTTGGAGGAACAGTCAGGATGATAGCCCTATATCTACCAGAATTGATCATGCCTTTATTAATCAAACTTGGTCTTCTGCTTTCCCGGACTCTTATGCTGAATTCTTGGATCCGTCTCAGTCCGATCATGCCCCCTGCCTTTTTCGGGTCCCTTCAATCAGACGACAGGTTATCAAaccatttaaattttttcatcATGTGATTGATCACCCTGAGTATGCAGGGACAGTGAGGGACGCCTGGGACTGCAGTCAGATTACCGGGACTGATCAATACAAGCTGGTTCGATCTCTTAAGCTGTTAAAAAGGCCTTTGCGTAGGCTTAACAAGAGACATTTCAGTGGTATATCCCAGAGGGTTAAAGCACATAAAGATAGGGTTGATGTGCTTCAGAGAGCTCTGCTTACTACCCCTGACGTTCCGACGGCTCGAGAAGAGCATACTGAGAGAGATAAGCTTAATATTCTACTCAAGGCAGAGGAGAAGTTCTACAGACAGCGCTCTAGAGTTAGATGGGCAGATGTAGGAGACCGGAACACACCCTTTTACCACCGGACTGTCTCCAGCCATGCTTCACGAAATCATATACATCTCCTCAAAAATGCTAATGATCATGTCTTCTACTCCACGGCTGAGATAAAAGCTCATGCTGCAGAATATTTCCAAG GGAAGTTACAGCAGCGGAGGTAA
- the LOC103829418 gene encoding catalase-1, whose amino-acid sequence MDPYRVRPSSAHDSPFFTTNSGAPVWNNNSSLTAGTRGPILLEDYHLLEKLANFDRERIPERVVHARGASAKGFFEVTHDITHLTCADFLRGPGVQTPVIVRFSTVIHERGSPETLRDPRGFAVKFYTREGNFDLVGNNFPVFFIRDGMKFPDMVHALKPNPKSHIQENWRILDFFSHHPESLHMFSFLFDDLGIPQDYRHMDGFGVNTYMLINKAGKAHYVKFHWKPSCGVKCLLDEEAIKVGGSNHSHATKDLYDSIAAGNYPEWHLFVQVMDPAHEDKFDFDPLDVTKIWPEDILPLQPVGRLVLNKNIDNFFNENEQIAFCPAIVVPGVHYSDDKLLQTRIFSYADSQRHRLGPNYLQLPVNAPKCAHHNNHHEGFMNFMHRDEEVNYFPSRLNPVRHADKYPTTPVFCSGNREKCMIEKENNFQQPGERYRSWDADRQERFVKRFVEALAEPRVTHEIRSIWISYWTQADKSLGQKLASRLNVRPKY is encoded by the exons ATGGATCCTTACAGG GTTCGTCCTTCAAGCGCTCATGATTCGCCCTTCTTCACGACAAACTCGGGTGCTCCTGTCTGGAACAACAACTCCTCTCTCACTGCTGGAACCAGAG GTCCGATTCTTCTGGAGGACTACCATCTGCTTGAGAAACTCGCCAACTTTGACAGGGAGCGGATTCCTGAGAGGGTGGTTCATGCCAGAGGTGCCAGTGCCAAAGGTTTCTTTGAAGTCACTCATGACATTACCCACCTTACTTGTGCTGATTTTCTCCGAGGACCTGGTGTCCAGACTCCTGTCATTGTTCGTTTCTCTACTGTGATCCACGAGCGCGGCAGCCCCGAGACTCTCAGAGATCCTCGTGGTTTCGCTGTCAAGTTCTACACCAGAGAG GGGAACTTTGATCTTGTCGGCAACAACTTCCCTGTTTTCTTCATCCGCGACGGGATGAAGTTCCCTGACATGGTCCACGCCCTGAAACCAAACCCCAAATCCCACATTCAGGAGAACTGGAGGATATTGGACTTCTTCTCACACCACCCAGAGAGTCTTCACATGTTTTCATTCCTCTTTGACGATCTCGGTATCCCACAGGACTACAGGCACATGGATGGCTTTGGTGTCAACACCTACATGCTTATCAACAAAGCCGGAAAAGCTCACTACGTGAAGTTCCACTGGAAACCCTCTTGTGGGGTTAAATGCCTCCTTGATGAGGAAGCTATCAAGGTCGGAGGATCCAATCACAGCCATGCAACCAAGGATCTCTATGACTCCATTGCTGCCGGGAACTATCCAGAGTGGCATCTGTTTGTTCAAGTGATGGATCCTGCTCACGAGGACAAGTTTGACTTCGACCCTCTTGATGTCACAAAGATCTGGCCTGAAGATATACTGCCTCTGCAGCCTGTTGGACGCTTGGTCTTGAACAAAAACATCGACAACTTCTTTAATGAGAATGAGCAGATTGCTTTCTGCCCTGCTATTGTGGTTCCTGGCGTCCATTACTCAGACGATAAGCTACTCCAGACTAGGATCTTCTCCTACGCGGATAGTCAGAGACACCGTCTTGGACCAAACTATCTGCAGCTGCCGGTCAATGCCCCCAAATGTGCTCACCATAACAATCACCATGAAGGTTTCATGAACTTCATGCACAGAGATGAGGAG GTGAATTACTTCCCTTCAAGGTTGAACCCGGTTCGCCATGCTGACAAATACCCTACAACTCCTGTTTTCTGCTCTGGAAATCGTGAGAAG TGCATGATTGAGAAGGAGAACAACTTTCAGCAGCCAGGGGAACGATACCGATCCTGGGACGCAGACAG GCAAGAGCGTTTCGTGAAGCGTTTTGTTGAAGCACTTGCGGAGCCTCGCGTGACGCACGAGATCCGCAGCATTTGGATATCCTACTGGACTCAGGCAGACAAATCTCTGGGACAGAAACTAGCTTCCCGTCTTAACGTGAGGCCAAAGTACTGA
- the LOC103829420 gene encoding catalase-3-like: MDPYKYRPSSAYNAPFYTTNGGAPVSNNISSLTIGERGPVLLEDYHLIEKVANFTRERIPERVVHARGISAKGFFEVTHDISNLTCADFLRAPGVQTPVIVRFSTVVHERASPETMRDIRGFAVKFYTREGNFDLVGNNTPVFFIRDGIQFPDVVHALKPNPKTNIQEYWRILDYMSHLPESLLTWCWMFDDVGIPQDYRHMEGFGVHTYTLVSKSGKVLFVKFHWKPTCGIKNLTDEEAKVVGGANHSHATKDLHDAIASGNYPEWKLFIQTMDPADEDKFDFDPLDVTKIWPEDILPLQPVGRLVLNRTIDNFFNETEQLAFNPGLVVPGIYYSDDKLLQCRIFAYGDTQRHRLGPNYLQLPVNAPKCAHHNNHHEGFMNFMHRDEEINYYPSKFDPVRCAEKVPIPNKSYTGIRTKCIIKKENNFKQPGDRYRSWAPDRQDRFVKRWVEILSEPRLTHEIRSIWISYWSQADRSLGQKLASRLNVRPSI; the protein is encoded by the exons ATGGATCCTTACAAG TACCGTCCCTCGAGCGCGTACAACGCTCCGTTTTACACCACAAACGGTGGTGCCCCCGTCTCCAACAACATCTCCTCCCTCACCATCGGAGAAAGAG GTCCGGTTCTTCTTGAGGACTACCATCTGATTGAGAAGGTTGCTAACTTCACCAGGGAGAGGATTCCTGAGAGAGTGGTTCATGCCAGAGGGATCAGTGCTAAGGGCTTCTTTGAGGTCACCCATGACATTTCAAACCTCACTTGTGCTGATTTCCTCAGAGCCCCTGGTGTTCAGACTCCGGTCATCGTCCGTTTCTCCACCGTTGTTCACGAGCGTGCCAGCCCTGAGACCATGAGAGACATCCGTGGCTTCGCTGTCAAGTTCTACACCAGAGAG GGGAACTTTGATCTTGTTGGTAACAACACTCCGGTGTTCTTCATCCGCGACGGGATTCAGTTCCCTGACGTCGTCCACGCCCTGAAGCCGAACCCGAAAACAAACATCCAGGAGTACTGGAGGATACTGGACTACATGTCCCACTTACCAGAGAGTCTCCTCACATGGTGCTGGATGTTTGATGACGTCGGTATCCCACAAGACTACAGGCACATGGAAGGTTTCGGCGTCCACACCTACACTCTAGTCTCCAAATCCGGAAAGGTTCTCTTCGTGAAGTTCCACTGGAAACCAACTTGTGGGATCAAGAATCTCACTGATGAAGAGGCTAAGGTAGTTGGAGGAGCCAATCACAGCCACGCGACTAAGGATCTTCACGATGCTATTGCGTCTGGTAACTACCCTGAGTGGAAGCTTTTTATTCAGACAATGGATCCTGCGGATGAGGATAAGTTTGACTTCGACCCGCTTGATGTGACCAAGATCTGGCCTGAGGATATCTTGCCTCTGCAGCCTGTTGGTCGGTTGGTTCTGAACAGGACTATTGATAACTTCTTTAATGAGACTGAGCAGCTTGCTTTCAACCCTGGTCTTGTGGTTCCTGGGATCTACTACTCGGATGACAAGCTGCTTCAGTGTAGGATCTTTGCGTATGGTGACACTCAGAGACATCGTCTTGGACCGAACTATCTGCAGCTTCCGGTTAATGCTCCCAAATGTGCTCACCACAACAATCACCATGAAGGGTTTATGAACTTCATGCACAGAGATGAGGAG ATCAATTACTACCCATCAAAGTTTGATCCTGTCCGGTGCGCAGAGAAAGTTCCTATCCCTAACAAATCATACACTGGAATCAGAACAAAG TGCATCATCAAGAAGGAGAACAACTTCAAGCAGCCAGGAGACAGATACAGATCATGGGCACCAGACAG GCAAGACAGGTTTGTGAAGAGATGGGTTGAGATACTGTCAGAGCCGCGTCTGACTCATGAGATCCGCAGCATCTGGATCTCTTACTGGTCTCAG GCTGATCGATCACTGGGACAGAAACTAGCAAGCCGTCTGAACGTGAGGCCAAGCATCTAG